One Cellulomonas sp. Y8 DNA segment encodes these proteins:
- a CDS encoding nicotinate phosphoribosyltransferase, whose amino-acid sequence MTAPSAPSTALLTDRYELTMLQAALADGTAGRRCVFEVFTRRLPHGRRYGVLAGTGRVLEALADFRFGPEELDWLARERVVDDATLAYLADYRFTGSVHGYAEGEMFFPHSPVLTVEGTFAEAVLLETVVLSVLNYDSAIASAASRMTSAAIGRPVLEMGARRAHEQAAVAAARAAAVAGFAGTSNLEAGRRYGLPTIGTAAHAFTLLHDDEEAAFAAQVASAGAGTTLLVDTYDVRTGVERAVAAAGPGLGAVRLDSGDLGVLAQEVRAQLDGLGARGTKIVVTSDLDEYAIAALAVAPVDSYGVGTSLVTGSGAPTCGMVYKLVAREGSDGRLAPVAKASKAKESVGGRKSAARRLDGDGRAVEEVVVDGPDEAVAAWAPADDDLRALVVPLVTDGEVLPGLTGAEGVAAATARHAASRDELPRGARRLSADEAAIPTVTLTL is encoded by the coding sequence ATGACCGCACCGAGCGCGCCGAGCACGGCCCTGCTGACCGACCGCTACGAGCTCACCATGCTCCAGGCCGCCCTCGCGGACGGCACCGCCGGCCGCCGGTGCGTGTTCGAGGTGTTCACGCGGCGCCTCCCCCACGGCCGCCGGTACGGCGTGCTCGCCGGGACGGGGCGCGTCCTGGAGGCGCTCGCCGACTTCCGGTTCGGCCCCGAGGAGCTGGACTGGCTGGCCCGGGAGCGGGTCGTCGACGACGCCACGCTGGCGTACCTCGCGGACTACCGGTTCACCGGCTCGGTCCACGGCTACGCGGAGGGCGAGATGTTCTTCCCGCACTCCCCCGTGCTGACCGTCGAGGGCACGTTCGCCGAGGCCGTGCTGCTCGAGACCGTCGTGCTGTCGGTGCTCAACTACGACTCCGCGATCGCGTCGGCCGCGTCCCGGATGACCTCGGCCGCGATCGGCCGGCCGGTCCTGGAGATGGGCGCCCGCCGGGCGCACGAGCAGGCCGCCGTCGCCGCCGCCCGCGCCGCCGCGGTCGCCGGGTTCGCCGGGACGTCGAACCTGGAGGCCGGCCGCCGGTACGGGCTGCCGACCATCGGCACCGCCGCGCACGCCTTCACGCTGCTGCACGACGACGAGGAGGCCGCGTTCGCCGCGCAGGTCGCCTCCGCGGGCGCCGGCACGACCCTGCTGGTCGACACCTACGACGTGCGGACGGGCGTCGAGCGGGCCGTCGCCGCGGCGGGCCCCGGTCTCGGGGCGGTGCGGCTCGACTCCGGCGACCTCGGGGTGCTCGCGCAGGAGGTGCGGGCCCAGCTCGACGGCCTCGGCGCGCGGGGCACGAAGATCGTCGTCACCTCGGACCTGGACGAGTACGCGATCGCGGCGCTGGCGGTCGCCCCCGTCGACTCCTACGGCGTCGGCACCTCGCTGGTCACCGGCTCCGGCGCGCCGACCTGCGGCATGGTCTACAAGCTCGTGGCCCGCGAGGGGTCCGACGGCCGGCTCGCGCCGGTCGCGAAGGCGTCGAAGGCCAAGGAGTCGGTCGGCGGGCGGAAGTCGGCGGCCCGGCGGCTCGACGGCGACGGCCGGGCGGTCGAGGAGGTCGTGGTCGACGGCCCCGACGAGGCGGTCGCGGCGTGGGCGCCGGCCGACGACGACCTGCGCGCCCTGGTGGTGCCGCTGGTGACCGACGGCGAGGTGCTGCCCGGCCTGACCGGGGCGGAGGGCGTGGCCGCGGCGACGGCCCGGCACGCGGCGTCCCGTGACGAGCTCCCGCGCGGCGCACGGCGCCTGTCGGCCGACGAGGCCGCGATCCCGACGGTGACGCTCACGCTCTGA
- the clpS gene encoding ATP-dependent Clp protease adapter ClpS — protein MSVEIAPEETARADGQLADAWVTIVWNDPVNLMSYVTYVFRSYFGYPQEKAEKLMLEVHEEGRSAVSTGNREQMEVDVQAMHSFGLWATLQRSDA, from the coding sequence GTGTCCGTGGAGATCGCACCCGAGGAGACCGCCCGCGCCGACGGGCAGCTCGCCGACGCCTGGGTCACGATCGTCTGGAACGACCCCGTGAACCTCATGTCCTACGTGACCTACGTCTTCCGGTCGTACTTCGGCTACCCGCAGGAGAAGGCGGAGAAGCTGATGCTCGAGGTGCACGAGGAGGGGCGCTCCGCGGTGTCGACGGGCAACCGCGAGCAGATGGAGGTGGACGTGCAGGCCATGCACTCGTTCGGCCTGTGGGCCACCCTGCAGCGGAGCGACGCCTAG
- a CDS encoding DUF2017 family protein, which translates to MRAFRREGDELVAEVDPGEREVLATVVADVAELLGGGRFEDRARETGSARPGSGAAPDDAAALGVRLRLDPLPAPDDPAVHRLLPDASRDDDAVAAEFRRLTEDDLRQQKIDRLAVLFDALTVEALGHGVDEPTDDDHPHRRRRPRGRHEAVAVVRVTKEQAPALAATLTDVRLVLGERLGVVDEEASERLEHEVVRGRPGDAEGQARQYLGSVFLALGWWQETLMACLLADLPDAPAGRD; encoded by the coding sequence GTGCGGGCGTTCCGGCGGGAGGGCGACGAGCTCGTCGCGGAGGTCGACCCGGGCGAGCGCGAGGTGCTCGCGACCGTGGTCGCCGACGTCGCGGAGCTGCTGGGCGGCGGGCGGTTCGAGGACCGCGCCCGGGAGACGGGCAGCGCGCGGCCGGGGAGCGGCGCCGCGCCCGACGACGCCGCGGCGCTCGGGGTGCGGCTGCGGCTCGACCCGCTGCCCGCGCCCGACGACCCGGCCGTGCACCGGCTGCTGCCCGACGCGTCGCGGGACGACGACGCGGTGGCGGCGGAGTTCCGCCGGCTCACCGAGGACGACCTGCGGCAGCAGAAGATCGACCGGCTGGCGGTGCTGTTCGACGCGCTGACGGTCGAGGCGCTGGGGCACGGGGTCGACGAGCCCACCGACGACGACCACCCGCACCGCCGCCGCCGGCCCCGGGGCCGGCACGAGGCCGTCGCGGTCGTGCGCGTCACGAAGGAGCAGGCCCCGGCGCTCGCGGCCACGCTCACCGACGTCCGCCTGGTGCTGGGCGAGCGGCTGGGCGTCGTCGACGAGGAGGCGAGCGAGCGGCTGGAGCACGAGGTGGTCCGCGGCCGCCCCGGCGACGCGGAGGGTCAGGCCCGGCAGTACCTCGGCTCGGTGTTCCTGGCGCTCGGCTGGTGGCAGGAGACGCTGATGGCGTGCCTGCTCGCCGACCTGCCGGACGCCCCCGCCGGCCGGGACTAG
- the murI gene encoding glutamate racemase, producing the protein MNDAPIGIFDSGVGGLTNARAIIDQLPHESVLYIGDTLNTPYGSKPLAAVRAHALEVLDDLVDAGVKMLVIACNTASSAVLRDARERYTLRRGLPVVEVILPAARRAVAATRTGRIGVIATKSTVESKSYDDAFAVAPGVQLTTQACPRFVEFVEAGVTSGPELLSVAEEYLRPVKEADVDTLVLGCTHYPLLTGVISYVMGEDVTLVSSAEETAKDVYRQLVAHDLERDPAAGAPEHRFLATGDPDSFATLARRFLGPEVRHVEARGALR; encoded by the coding sequence GTGAACGACGCACCCATCGGGATCTTCGACTCGGGGGTGGGTGGGCTCACCAACGCGCGGGCGATCATCGACCAGCTCCCGCACGAGTCGGTGCTCTACATCGGCGACACCCTCAACACCCCGTACGGCTCCAAGCCGCTCGCGGCCGTCCGCGCGCACGCGCTCGAGGTGCTGGACGACCTGGTCGACGCCGGCGTGAAGATGCTGGTCATCGCCTGCAACACCGCCTCGTCCGCGGTGCTGCGCGACGCCCGCGAGCGGTACACGCTGCGCCGCGGCCTGCCGGTGGTCGAGGTGATCCTGCCGGCCGCGCGCCGCGCGGTCGCCGCGACCCGCACCGGAAGGATCGGGGTGATCGCCACGAAGTCGACCGTGGAGTCGAAGTCGTACGACGACGCGTTCGCCGTGGCCCCGGGCGTGCAGCTGACCACCCAGGCGTGCCCGCGGTTCGTGGAGTTCGTCGAGGCGGGCGTCACCTCCGGGCCGGAGCTGCTGAGCGTCGCCGAGGAGTACCTGCGCCCGGTCAAGGAGGCCGACGTCGACACGCTGGTGCTCGGCTGCACGCACTACCCGCTGCTCACCGGCGTCATCTCCTACGTGATGGGCGAGGACGTGACGCTGGTGTCGTCCGCGGAGGAGACGGCCAAGGACGTGTACCGCCAGCTCGTGGCGCACGACCTCGAGCGGGACCCGGCCGCCGGCGCCCCGGAGCACCGGTTCCTCGCGACGGGCGACCCGGACTCGTTCGCGACGCTGGCCCGGCGGTTCCTCGGCCCCGAGGTGCGGCACGTGGAGGCGCGCGGCGCGCTGCGCTGA